The DNA region GCCGTTGATCGCCCGCATCTATATGCAGACGTATTACGGAACCAGCAGCCTTCACCGTCCAATGCCAATGAAGCAAGTAGTTTCCCTCAAACAGACAAGAGATTCAGACGCACAGATTACTGGTAACAGAAACTAGCACGCAACAGCTTACCGTGAGCGATCGACTAAACAAACACGCATGCCTATCGCATTACCAGCTGATGCAGCCGCCACTAGAATGTCAGTGGCTTGCGTATCATCATCAGCTAGCCCCGCCCTCTCTGAAAATCTACTCTGTTCAGGTACCAGAAGTCTCCTCTCCCCGGCCACGTTCAAAGCACGTATGGCGTGGTGGATGGATTCCAAATCCCCATAAAACAAACGAATTCCCTTTGTTGGATCTTGGACCATGATTCCATGTCATGCGGAAACCCTAATGACCACATCGCCACAAGAACTGATCCTTTTCTTTTGTCCCACAATTACACGTAAAAAGTAGTACGGCTCTTGTTTCTCATCGATCTTGCAATCCCTCCAAGCATTATGTTTCATTTTTAAGAAAAAAGATTGGAAATGAATTTTAGGTGGGAAGAAGTCCACCGTTGAGCCCTCAAATGAAAATATAGCGGTGTACATGTTCAGATAATTAACCATGAGGATCATCCGCTAGGGAAGAAAATTAAAGTGCCACATTTAATACTAGAATACAGGAGAGCACTATGTATATAGTATATGTTTTGGACCATCAAATGTCTGCAGCAGTGGATCTTATTAGTTGATGGCACACTTTGCTCTCAACTAATCCCCATGGCAGTGCAGACTTACAGTTTGGTAGTTAAATATGTATCAAGTGGAACGAAGTGGTACCAAAAGCAGCTCTGATCAAGTCTGAACACCGGATGCCTTTTCTTCACATGAGTTTGGCTGTACTAGTTCACCAACCCCTTATTTTTGAAAGATACTATATATACTGCTTCACCAACCAGCCAGTCTACCTCCATGGTTATAAGGCTAATTTCAGTAATAAGACACCTGATGCATGGCATCAAACCAACTACCAAAGCACAGCTTTCTGGACATCTCTCACACTAATTAAATTAAGGTTTATGTCAGTATGAAAACATGGTATTTTATTTGCTCCCCAAGTTCCAAACAATACAGGACAGTAAGCAACCAGCTAACTTGCTTGCTTGtgttaaattaattttatttaaTTTCTCCCGAATAAATATACATACTGAGTTGATAGACCTGTCTCGGGGATTCAAGACAAACTGAGAAGGAGAAAATACCAGTTGCTCACGTAGCAAGCAGTAGTGCACACGTATACGAGTATGTGTCGATGTGTGCATAAACAATCCTCGGAACTAGTATCTAATTACCTGGTTTGATGCTACAGGTAAGATATGAGCCGCATTGCATTGGCTCCATGGGCTCTTGCAAAATTCCACGCAAAAGGACAGCGTTAAGATGACGAGAGATCCTCAGATAAAGAAAGATAGTGTCGTCGTCTTCATCAGCATTGTGACAGCTGAAAGAAACCTCTCAAGATATTCTGCCAAATTAAATTATTTAAAATGTGTCATGAGCTATTTCTGTCTGCGAGAACCGTCGGCCGTACGTTCTGCGACTCCAATTAGCACTTCGTCAATTGTACTCTACTCCGTGCTAGGCATCTCATGCTCTCGTCAGCTCTGCCAATTTGGTGACCAGAATATGTAGTATGGACATACATGTATGCCCACCAAATTGGTCACAaaagttttttaaaaaaaaggtcACAAAAGTGTAGCGTGATGTGTACGGTTTGATTTTTTATTTATGTGATTATGATCGAATTCCAACACTGCAAGTAATCATAAATGGTTTTCGAGTCAAATTTATTTGGACATGATTTTTCTGTTTTCAAAgtgctttttttttttaaaaaaagttgaATATAAAaccattttttttttgccaatCACTTGCATCCAAGAGATAAACGGCAGCGCGCGGTAGATTCTTGGTcggccgcagcccacgcccaGTCAACCCAGCCCAAGCAGATGACAGCCGCACGCCGCCCGGGTCGTCGCCACGCCGTCTGCCAGCGCATAGACGGCGAGTGGCCCACGGGGGCCCGCTGCGCATACATATCCTCCTGACCACGTCATCCCCTCCCGGGCAAAATCCCGGGCCTGCCCCTCCCGGGCCCACCGGAATCCGGTTGACCCTCCTGCCCCCACCCGCCCCAGTGGTCCCCACCCCCCAAGCTGGGGCGAGGAGATTCCGTCGTCATCGTGCGGCTGCACAAACAAAGATGCAGGCGCAGAAAGAGGGCGCACTCCGAGGACAGGACGCCTTGCGCTGCACAAGTACGATTCCACCACCGCccacccccctctctctctccccgtctGTCTTTTCAGCAGAATCCATCTGATCCACGAAGTACGCAGACACAAATCGCCTCTTCAGTTCTGCTGAAACAAAGAAACAGcgcgtctctctctctccgtATCTCTGTGACGATCAGATCGATCACAGAGAACGAAACCGGGAGGGCAAGAGCTAGCTGCTGCATCCACATCCACTGTTCTACTGGCGCGCCGCTGCTGCGACGAGAGATCGGCATGAGAGTGAGGTGGGTTGGTTTGTTCATGTCGCCTGATGCAGTAAAGCTGCAgtgttttttctttctttcatcCTGTCCTGTGCTGTTCATCCTTCCGTTCTCTGGTGGGAAGgggaggcagcagcagcagcctagCAGGTCAAGTTGCGGCTGCCGGCAGGGCATGATGGATTGGGTTGGTGCGATGGCTTGTGTGCCCGTCTCGTGTTTCTTACTGCTCCCACTTTCTTCCTCCATTGGGGGGTGGGGCGCGTGATGGCGATGTGCCTGGCTCCCTTTCCGCGATGGGGATGTTTCGTCCGTGAGCTGCGCGAGAGCCCTGCCTCCCCCAGTCCCCTCCCTCCCTACCCCCGCTCGCCTTGTGCTGTGTGGACTAGTGGCGTCCGTTGTGGCAGCCATGCGCCCCGAAAAGATCACCTATCGCGTGCTCGATTCCTTGGAGTATTTGACGGACAATATTAtcgttttcttctttttggtGCCCAGTTAATCCAGCCTCCTTGGTTCGTGGCTCGCGTTGGTTGCTTGGCTCAggcgctgcgggcggcggcggcggcggttctCGTGCTGCCTTCCCCGATTGGCATGCCAAGATTCTCAAGTCCAGCCAGTCAGTGAGCTGCTTCTGGTTGTCCGGACGCCATGGAGCAGCCGGCGGCGCGGAAAGACGAGGACGCGTTGCTGGGCTACGCCGTTATGGAGGACGTCGCGGTCGGCGACCTGGATCTCATGGAGGAGCTGTTCATGGCGGCGCCGGGGTTCGATTTCTCCGACTTCTCGCAGCCCGGGGCCGGCGCGCCCCCGGGGGCCTGCTTCTCGCCGCTGTTCGACATCTGCAGCACCACAACCACGGCGActccccccgcgccggcggGCGAGGACGACAGGGACGACGCGGAGAGGGAGAGGGCCGACCGGCCCGAGGCGGACGCGgctgccccgccgcgccgcgcctggcTGTTCCAGCCcgggcaggaggtggcggccacGGTGAAGGAGCGGCTGCGGCGCGCGCTGGAGCGCATCGCGTCGCTGTCGCAGACGCAGCCCGGGGAGCTGCTCGCGCAGGTCTGGGTCCCCACGCTCATCGGCGACCGCCAGGTGCTCACCACGTGCGGGCAGCCCTTCTGGCTGGACAGCCGGAACCAGCGCCTCGCCAATTACCGCTCGGTGTCGATGAAGTACCAGTTCTCCGCCGACGAGAGCGCGCGCGCCGAGCTGGGGCTGCCCGGCCGCGTCTTCGTCGGCCGCGTCCCCGAGTGGACGCCCGACGTCCGCTACTTCTCCACCGAGGAGTACCCGCGCGTCCGCCACGCGCAGTCCTTGGACATCCGCGGCAGCGTCGCGCTCCCCATCTTCGAGCCCCGCACCCGGGCATGCCTCGGCGTCATCGAGCTCGTCATGACCACGCAGAAGATCAACTACAACGCTGAGGTCGAGAACATATGCAGTGCTCTCAAGGTAGATTGCCCATTGCTGCTCCTCTTCTTCATTTCGACCTCCAATCCCCCCACTTCTCTGCAGGCTATGTTGTTACGCTCTTAACCtgttcgatgaaatgccctTAGGAAAAGACGTGCTACTACCGGGCACACCAATCCCCGAAGTAATCCGTCTTTTCACTTTCCTTTGTTTGGTGATGTTCTTGTCTCAGAAAGTTTGTGTTTGTGCTAACTTGCAGGAGGTTGATCTCAGAAGCACTGATGTTTCAAGTGATACCCATGCAAATGTGAGCTTAAATATAGAAAGATCACAATGTTGTACTCATAGCTGCCTGTTGTTATTATAACATATGTTGCTTATTTCTTGTTAGGTGACCGATACTTCTTACCGAGCAGTTGTACCGGAGATCATTGACGTTCTCAGAACTGTCTGCGAGAGACACGAGCTGCCACTAGCCCAGACATGGATACCATGCATCTGCCAAGCAAAGAGGGGAAGCCGCCACTCTGATGAAAAGCTCAAGTACTGTGTGTCCACTGTGGACGAGGCATGTTACGTTCGCGACCTAGCTGTAAAGAGCTTTCACCAAGCTTGCTCCGATCATCATCTGTTCAGGGGTGAGGGTGTTGTTGGTAGGGCATTTGGGACAAACGAGCCATGTTTCTCCCAGGACATTACTTCCTACAGCAAGGCCCAGTACCCTCTCTCACATCATGCAAAGCTTTTCAGCTTGAGGGCTGCAGTTGCCATCCGGTTACGAAGTATTAGGACTGGAAGCCTTGACTATGTCTTGGAATTCTTCCTGCCAGTGGACTGTATAGAAAGCGAGGAGCAACGGGCCATGCTTAATTCTTTGTCCATTACAATACAGCAGACCTGCTACACGTTACGAGTTGTCAGCTTGAAAGAACTAGTGGATGAAGGCTCATTTGAAACAAGTACACTAACCCCAGCAGAATTTTATGACAAGCCTACTCATGAAAATTTGGATGAGGTTTGTAGCAACATTGAAGTTCCTGCGAGGACAACATCGCTGGGAACTTCTGAGGAGGTATCTTCATGGATAGCAAGCCTTGTGGACGCTCAAAGTAAGGGAGCGAAAGAAATGGATGGTGACCTGCCATTTGGATTCAGCAAGCAAGAGGATGAAGGGTTCAGTGTTACGGCTGGCTGGCATACTTCACCTGTACTACGCCAGAAAGGTAGCATCTTTTCAGGGTTTAAGCAGCACGAAGAATATGAGGTCAAGGAACCAATTTGTTCCAGAGGTCCAAGCCCTTCCAACGTGGACAAAACAGTAGAGAAGCGGCGCACTAAGATGGAGAAAACTGTTAGCCTGGAAGAGCTTCGGAAGCATTTTGCTGGCAGCCTGAAAGAAGCTGCAAAGAATTTAGGAGGTAATTTCTAACCCACAGATCTTTGTCACTCCTTTTGTTTTAGTACCTTTGTCTGTTTGGATGGATAGGCAGTAGCTTGTAGATAGCCTGCTGAAAACCACGTCATCTTTCGATGCCGATAACTTTATTTTCATGCTACAAATAGAACTGGAAAATTTTATTCAGTGTTATTGCTGCTGAACAATGCATGGAATCCTGTTAGACAAGAGTTGGGATGTAAATTATGTTGAAGCCTGATCGGAGGGATACTCAAATCAAACGTACTTTTAAAAATATTATTTATTGATCTAACTTCCATTATTTTTGCACAGTTGCAAGGGAAAGGTACACAGGTCTTAATATTTCATTCTCTATTTGCATAGATGCAAACTTCAATGTCTATACTATGGTTAACCATTTCAACCGCTTGTTTCAGTGTGTCCTACAACATTGAAGAGAATATGTCGGCAACATGGAATTAATCGTTGGCCATCACGGAAGATCAAGAAAGTTGGGCACTCCCTCAAGAAACTGCAAATGGTGATTGATTCGGTACATGGTGCTGAAGGAACAGTTCAGCTCAGCTCGCTCTATGAAAACTTTACCAAGACCACATGGTCAGAAAGAGAGTTACAGGGGGATGGCAATTATCCATTGTCTGAGCAAAAAGGTCACTTGGAACCTTCGGTACCTGATCGGCAGTGCGAGGGCAGATTCACTTCGCATACTTCTGGCTCTAATTCTCTCTCCCCCTCATGCAGCCAAAGCTCAAACTCCAGCCATGGTTGTTCCAGTGGTTCAAAATCACAACAGAATGGTAGTGCTCCTCAGCTTGCAGTCAAGCAAGAAGTTTTAATGGAGGAGAATCAGAGCTCCACACTACTGAAAGCTGCGAGCCATGCAGAACTGCAGATGTTTACTGAAGAAAGGCCTGTCACCCTGCCTAGGTCTCACAGTCAAATGCTTTTAAGTGAACAAAAGCCAGTGGAAAACATGTCAGGCATGCAAAAGTCTAAGCCCGATTCTCTCAAAATAAAAGCCATGTATGGTGAAGAAAGATGCATATTCCGACTTCAACCTAGTTGGGGTTTTGAAAAGCTAAAAGAAGAAATTGTTAAGCGGTTCAGTATCGCTCAGGAGATGTATGTGGACCTCAAGTACTTGGATGATGAATCTGAGTGGGTTCTTTTAACATGTGATGCGGACCTGCTGGAGTGTATTGATGTCTACAAGTCATCAAGTGCTCAAACAGTAAGAATCTTGGTAAATGTTAATGTTCAGCCAGTGCTTGGTCCTTCCTTTGGTCAAACTGGTTTGTCCTGACATTGGCACAATGCCAAACCAGGATGCAGAACAAGCATCAACATCTTTCATTGAAGGAGTTTGACATGGCCCTCAGTTTTAAGTCATGATATGCACAGGATGCATCTGTAAATACCTATACCTCTGTTATCATCCAATGGTCAAATGCCCAGCGCACGGTGATTAACCAGTGGTCAAGTTGCCTGTAAGTTCTGTCTAGTGCTGCTGGGTGTGTGCTAGAAGTGGAAAGGATGTGATTGTCGATGTTCCCTGTCAGCAGTTGGGTACTGCAAGTCTTGTTCGTGGCAGCTGAAGATGGAAATTTGTGCTTCTAGTTCAGTTTCATAACTGTAGAAGTAGTCTATTGCAGTTGCCAAACTAGTGTACAGCAAATATAGGTCAGAGGGTTAACTAGTAGCGATTTGCCGAAATGAAGCTTTGGATTAGGTTTAGCAGTCATTAACAGGTTAGTGCACAGATGTAGTTCTTTGGGGGAGGGTTTACCCGTTCCAAAATTCTGTAGTGTTTCCTGCAAGGTTCAACATTTGAAAGATCACCCAAAAGTTACAAGATTTGGAATCAGCAGAATTTGCCAATTTCATAAAGCATCGACCAGGAATGCTGAAGTGCCTCCTCACCAGTGTGAGTATGCGATGAAACTGTGTGCTTTTTGGAAGTTATTATCGTATATCTCACCACAATTGCAGGTAAGCTAATATCACTTGTATCCCCATCTTGCAGAGGCAAAGGATACATGGGCAGAGCACCTGTAGCTCAAGAGCGCTGGTGGCGCAACAGTGCGCGCATCAAGCTCGTCTCCTTATTCCAAGTGCAACTTTGTTGGTACCTGATCGATGTTGAAATCAGATTTTGTATGGACGCCAAACATTTCGCAGTTTTTTTTCATGTCTCTGCTTCACCCTTTCAGAAGGGATGGTGAATAATTTGTCAAGTTAGAAGGCTGGACATGTCTAGGTCTCCTAGACCCCAGTGATCCATGTAGATTTTTGtcccgctcattttcttcctgtactGGAAATCTGGAATACTAGGATGTTTTGAGGTATTCTATTGTGTATTTATGCTCAGTTTTTGCATATGTACATTTATTTCAGAAATCATAATCTGTAATTCTGTATGTAATTTGTGCTACTCCTGCCTGAGTTGCTTGTATACGGTCTTGTGAATCGGCGGTCGGCTTCCCTGTCCGATTCCGACAGTATCACGGAACCTTGGTCGCCTGGCTAATGAGGAGTAAGAATCAACTTTACACTATCGGTTAGTTGAATGAAGAAGCTCAATCCAAAGTGTTCTTAATTAGCACCATGCTCAACAGCGATGCATCAACGCGGCCTGGAAGAATCGTGGTACGGCGAGTGGCGCGCGCCGGGCCGCGGCGGCAGGTCCCGGTGCCCCTTGCCCCCCGCGGACGCCTGCTGCGTGGCCTCGATGCCCTCGAGCGCGTCGACGACATCGGCCATGGAGGGGCGGCTCCTGGGATCGCCGGTGAGGCATTTGTTAGCGAGCCTGGCGGCCTGGACGGCGGCCTTGGGCGGGTAGTGGCCGGCGAGGCGCTGGTCCATGAGGCTCGCCAGCTTCCCCCGGCCGGCGAGGTACGGCCGCGCCCACTCCACCAGGCTCTGCTGGTGGCTCGGCCGGTTGGGATCGTGCGCGCGCAGCCCCGTCAGCAGCTCCAGCAGCACCACGCCGAAGCCGTACACGTCGCTCTTCACGTACAGGTGGCCCGTCGCCACGTACTCCGGCGCCGCGTAGCCGTAGGTGCCGATGACACGCGTCGTGACGTGGGACCTCCCCGCCGACGGGCCGTTCTTGGCCAGCCCGAAGTCCGACAGCTTCGCCGTGAAATCCTGGATGGACATGCAAAATTGCAAATGTGGTCGGCAACCTGCATGACCTCTCCGTCGGGTTTGCAACGATGAAGACTGACTCAGATCAGATCACTGGGTTTCGATCGTTTACCGAGTCGAGGAGGATGTTGGAGGCCTTGAAGTCCCTGTAGATGACCTGCTTCTCGGACGAGTGCAGGAAGGccaggccgcgcgccgcgccgatGGCGATCTTGAGCCTCGTGCTCCACGGCAACGGCTCCGTTGTGCCCCCTGCGCCAAGAGTTGGTCTCCAACAAGTCAGACACGTTTAGTTTTACCACGTGCGGTTACTATTGCTGCCAAGATACCGAAAGAAATGCAGCAACCAAATGCCATGACTTGTACAAGCGACCTGCTCAAACCTGCCAAACTTCAGACCAGCATGTGACGCAGCCAGCTGCTATGCGCCTAGGCTGCTGTGCAATGGTAGTCTACTATCCAAAAGTCAAATGCGCTTCTAGAACTAGGGCCAAGATCTGACACATTGTATTTCATATTCAGACAAAATTCATGTACGAGATGTTCAACTGCCATGGCTAGGTCAGGTTGGTTAGGCAGGTGATTAGTGACCAGGAACGCTGTCAGAATGCGAAAGACACCAAATTACTCCTAGCTCTGCAGTTTGTCGTTCTTGTGGAAGTTCAGTTACTGGATGGGCATTTTTTGTCAATCAGAAATTCAGAGTCGCTGAAAGGTAGAATGTCAATGCTAGCGGTGGTAAGGTAAGTTGCTTACTCCTGAAGAGGTGGTTTTCCAGGCTGCCTTTGGACATGAACTCGTacaccaggagcagctcccTGTCCTCGCCGCAGTAGCCCAGCAGCCTCACCAGGTTGGGGTGCGACAGTCTGCCCAAGAAGTTGACCTCGGACTGCACTTGCGAAACAAGAAATGCACATGATCAAGAGGCGCCACTTGGATTGGATAGATGAATCGACACGCCAATGAACTCGCAACAAGCAATCAGACAGCTCGAATGAACATAGAAACGAGGACTAAACAATGTAGGTCTCCAATCAAACAAAACCAACGGGCCGGGCCAGGTTGACACTGCGTTATTAGCACCTTGATTGCCACAGCATGTTCATTCTCAGACGTCAATCATAGCAAACATACATGGTAGTAAGATGCACGCAGTGATGGTACGGTGGATCAAGGAGTCCCTGTCTAGGGAGGAAACCAATGCAGGAGGAGCTTATTAGCTTAATGGCGGTTGAAAACTAGCTTAGGGCGGTTGACTTGTACAGTGTTCCGCACAGAAAGCGACGGAAAATAAAAACTCAACCACAAATATAATGGTTTCCGTCAAACAAAAGAGGGGATAATTCAATTATGATTCAGCATAGATCATAAACTCCAATGGAAGATCCAAATGGAATTTTGCTACGAAGGGAGTCAGCTCAAGCACGCGATCGAGCAGCGAAGCAAATCACGGTGTGGATGGATGGCCGGGGGATAGGATAGGAATAGGATAGCTAGCGCAGCTCACCTGCCACTCCTGCAGGCCCTGGACGCTCTCCGGGTTGAGCTTCTTGACGGCGACGATGACGCCGGCGCTGCTCTTGGCCGGGTTGAGCGTGCGCTCGTCAACCCAGCCCTTGTAGACCCGGCCGAAGCCGCCCTCCCCGAGCACCATCTCCGGCTTGAAcccccgcgtggccgcgcgcagCTCCGCCAGCGTGAACTCCCTCAGCCTCGGCGCCTCGAGGACGCGCCCCGCCCCGAGACCGCCGTCGCTCGGCTTCGGCCATGCCGGCGGCGGCCCTGCACATGACACATCATCAGCACGATCAGATCGAACCATCACGGCCGCGCGACTGGACCGGCTCAACTAGCAGCAGGCAAACCTTTGGCAGGACTCGGCGAtttcgccgccgcggcggcgccggcgtcagGGGAGCGGAAGCAATTCCCCATGGCGAACCAGCCGAGCAAGCTCGCGTCGgcttctcccttcttcttcttcctcgcgcactCGCACGTACGGGCGCGTGATCTTGTACTGGCGGTGCGCGTGGACGATGCACTTGTGCTAGTCTAGGAGCGGAAGGAGACGGGACGTGGACAGCGCGGTGGGAAAAATGGGAGGAAGGAGATGGCGCGAAGAAGTGAAGGGGAGCGACATGGAAGGAGGAGTGCGCTATCTATCTCGATCTCGTCTCGGGCGTGGGCTCGGTCTAAAGACCCCACTGACTGACGCCACTGGACAGTGTGAACTCGCTCCTGGACTCGGCCAGCAGCAAGTGTTTCTTGGTGAAGCCTTCTTCTATCTGCAAAGCTGGGCCTGGACCTGGACCTGGACCTACCACGCCCTCCCCCCTTCCACTGACACGTGGGCTAGGCCAGGTAAGTGGTGAAGGGTCGCTATGTCCGATCAGGTTATTGCCAGGCAGACGGGGCGAAAATGACGAAACGGACACGTTGGCGACCGAAATGACAAAGCTGCTTCGCCGATCGCCACACCTTCAGCGCAGCTGCTCTTCCCTTTCCTGGAAGCGACGACGCCGCCGCGCGCACTGGCGCGAGCTTCTCTgaagccgccggccgcccccaaGAAGCAAACCATATACTTCTTGGCTTTTCTAAAATGGTTGGATTTACCTTCAAAATTTGTCATAAGCTAAAACAAATGAGGTTATACCGTGGTCGCCATTGCTTAGCTTTCTCCCTCGGCCCCCAGCTCGGGAACCGGCTCAGTCTCGCTGATCGGATCGTGGATTCAGACTAGTAGACTTGGGGGCTGGAGAGGCCGTCGGATGTAAATAGTACGAATATTTTTCGACCGACCGACTGACTTCCGAGAGGAGTCGGATAGTGATTTGGATATTCGGATATTTTATCGGATATCGGATCGAATCCGGATACTATTTTTTTGATATCGAATTCAAATACAAGATGAGTAGTATCCGTTGGATATTGGATCGGATACCCGGTCGGATAATCCGGATAGTGAAGTCGGATATTAGGTTTGGATAGTTGTACTATATtaaaatatatataataataaaatttTTGTTTAATCTCCAAAAAATTATAACTAATTTAtttcaaataaaaaaaatacaaaactaCCAccaattttttctaaaaatataatctaTCTATTGACGTTCTATTTGAAGTTGGATCTTATTTATTTCTAATCTTTTAGTTCGAGGACTAAATCCGAACTCTAGCATTAGTTTGATAGTGAAAAATAGACATGTTCCGTACGAATAAAATCCGAAAAGGTTTTCAAACTAGTAAGTGAAGTGAGTGCAAGTTTTTTCTAAAGTATCCTTTTCTATCTAATCTAAATTCAACATTTTCAATTAAACATACATTAATATGGTTGATTTTATTTGGAACATATATCTTGGCTTTTCGTTCAAGTATCATATAATTTTATTCTTTCACCACAAACTAGTTAGAATTTATGCTCCTCGAGTGGATAAATAACTACAGCAAGTGTGATATATATAGTTATTGCTTTTACTCCATATCCGAGGAAATATTCGTGCCGACATTATCCGTATCCATCTCGTCCTGTATTTGATATACTAGGCAAATATGCCCGTGCATTGCTACCGGCAAAGTTGGTATAAGTATCGGATACGTATGCTTGCTCTTACATTAATTTGTAGGGATCTACGTGATCAAGTTGTGGACGAAGGGCTGGTCCGACTCATATACGGGATGGACTAAGTCCCATCTGTCAATAACACaatgtcggtgtttttaccgtcggcctacctagggataccctaaggtaggtgattatttggtgagtgATTGctggatctggaacttgaaggtgaatgcaaggacacaagatacaaatttagacaggttcggaccgctagagtagcgtaataccctacgtcctgttttggggtgttgtatattacgccctgcgcttgggtgttgagttgcctgtttgctgctctctgttggttctctgcctatctagatatccctgccctcctttatatatcctaaaGGATGGGGTTTcaagtaggattacaaggtaggagttctagtaggattacaaggtataagttctaataggattacaatagaatcctagtaggaatcagacttcttttttctTACGGATAGctttcttgcggtacccaggggatatatccctgacaagcccccgagctcttcatagccgagtactgcaggcatttcgagcacttctgaagtagtcttcagcttcttctgaaactccgtcttgaaggtcttcttcgagtacttcctcggttacatcgaggctatgaggtgctcataccctgaatagcttcaagtcttctttcatatagggtgcgatggaaaattactccatatggagtagcccctgagctttaggttgaatcgaaaaatcaggctgagggtcatattagtcttgaatcttccttacttattcttcgaatatattcgaaaaataagtagtcgatgccacgtatcctgcagcccccgagctttgaatccaaaacccttaggttcggaaaaaagatccaagaatcgtggcattggtgttactctgaaatcccaagaaaaactcttcgccttctgcataatgaaattgagcctcccgctggtttatttaaccgcgcggtgacttagggtttcttctgcactctcagtcttcatatgagtcgtcttcaaatagttttgcggcgtccagccctcgagcttacgagccaggagagccgaaggagccatatcgagtagtgtgcatcgcccagcccccgagcctgggaactaacggaactgtgatggcacgccgtgctgcctagagggttgttgccgaagcttgatctgaaaaaagacaatgtatacattatgtagcataatgcgaagataccgactAGTaatcagtaataatgtgaagacaccaaaatttattcagtgtaaaaattgttgtgtcgagctcttttttaggccatttaaatctcccgagtagtccacctTTTACGTTCACCCAGccccagtttagccttcgcccatagcatgtacaagtcgcttaggtctctagccttcgctcatacaggatgggtc from Panicum hallii strain FIL2 chromosome 9, PHallii_v3.1, whole genome shotgun sequence includes:
- the LOC112877101 gene encoding protein NLP1-like, yielding MEQPAARKDEDALLGYAVMEDVAVGDLDLMEELFMAAPGFDFSDFSQPGAGAPPGACFSPLFDICSTTTTATPPAPAGEDDRDDAERERADRPEADAAAPPRRAWLFQPGQEVAATVKERLRRALERIASLSQTQPGELLAQVWVPTLIGDRQVLTTCGQPFWLDSRNQRLANYRSVSMKYQFSADESARAELGLPGRVFVGRVPEWTPDVRYFSTEEYPRVRHAQSLDIRGSVALPIFEPRTRACLGVIELVMTTQKINYNAEVENICSALKEVDLRSTDVSSDTHANVTDTSYRAVVPEIIDVLRTVCERHELPLAQTWIPCICQAKRGSRHSDEKLKYCVSTVDEACYVRDLAVKSFHQACSDHHLFRGEGVVGRAFGTNEPCFSQDITSYSKAQYPLSHHAKLFSLRAAVAIRLRSIRTGSLDYVLEFFLPVDCIESEEQRAMLNSLSITIQQTCYTLRVVSLKELVDEGSFETSTLTPAEFYDKPTHENLDEVCSNIEVPARTTSLGTSEEVSSWIASLVDAQSKGAKEMDGDLPFGFSKQEDEGFSVTAGWHTSPVLRQKGSIFSGFKQHEEYEVKEPICSRGPSPSNVDKTVEKRRTKMEKTVSLEELRKHFAGSLKEAAKNLGVCPTTLKRICRQHGINRWPSRKIKKVGHSLKKLQMVIDSVHGAEGTVQLSSLYENFTKTTWSERELQGDGNYPLSEQKGHLEPSVPDRQCEGRFTSHTSGSNSLSPSCSQSSNSSHGCSSGSKSQQNGSAPQLAVKQEVLMEENQSSTLLKAASHAELQMFTEERPVTLPRSHSQMLLSEQKPVENMSGMQKSKPDSLKIKAMYGEERCIFRLQPSWGFEKLKEEIVKRFSIAQEMYVDLKYLDDESEWVLLTCDADLLECIDVYKSSSAQTVRILVNVNVQPVLGPSFGQTGLS
- the LOC112877102 gene encoding probable serine/threonine-protein kinase PIX13, which codes for MGNCFRSPDAGAAAAAKSPSPAKGPPPAWPKPSDGGLGAGRVLEAPRLREFTLAELRAATRGFKPEMVLGEGGFGRVYKGWVDERTLNPAKSSAGVIVAVKKLNPESVQGLQEWQSEVNFLGRLSHPNLVRLLGYCGEDRELLLVYEFMSKGSLENHLFRRGTTEPLPWSTRLKIAIGAARGLAFLHSSEKQVIYRDFKASNILLDSDFTAKLSDFGLAKNGPSAGRSHVTTRVIGTYGYAAPEYVATGHLYVKSDVYGFGVVLLELLTGLRAHDPNRPSHQQSLVEWARPYLAGRGKLASLMDQRLAGHYPPKAAVQAARLANKCLTGDPRSRPSMADVVDALEGIEATQQASAGGKGHRDLPPRPGARHSPYHDSSRPR